A stretch of Henckelia pumila isolate YLH828 chromosome 4, ASM3356847v2, whole genome shotgun sequence DNA encodes these proteins:
- the LOC140864097 gene encoding 24-methylenesterol C-methyltransferase 2-like, with protein MDSFSLFCTASLIAGGLYWFVCILGSAEQKGKRAVHLSGGSIAKEKVQDNYKQYWSFFRQPKEIETVEKVPAFVDTFYNLVTDIYEWGWGQSFHFSPSIPGKSHREATRVHEEMAVDLLNVKPGARILDAGCGVGGPMRAIASHSGANVVGITINEYQVKRARMHNKKAGLDKQCEVVCGNFLQMPFEENSFDGAYSIEATCHAPKLEEVYSEIYRVLKPGSLYVSYEWVTTELYHGDNPEHVEVIQGIERGDALPGLRNYSDIAQVAKRVGFEVIKEKDLAKPPANPWWTRLKMGRLAYWRNHILVTVLAWIGIAPKGVVDVHEMLFVTADYLTRGGETGIFTPMHMILCRKPDTKPGSSSD; from the coding sequence ATGGATTCTTTCTCTCTATTCTGCACCGCCTCTCTCATAGCCGGCGGCTTGTACTGGTTCGTTTGCATTCTCGGCTCGGCGGAGCAGAAAGGCAAGCGGGCGGTGCACCTCTCCGGCGGCTCCATTGCCAAGGAAAAGGTCCAGGACAATTACAAGCAATACTGGTCTTTCTTTCGCCAACCTAAGGAGATCGAGACGGTGGAAAAGGTTCCAGCTTTTGTGGACACCTTCTACAATCTGGTCACGGATATCTACGAATGGGGTTGGGGACAGTCTTTCCACTTTTCGCCTTCGATTCCTGGGAAATCGCACCGCGAAGCCACCCGTGTTCACGAGGAGATGGCGGTGGATCTATTGAATGTCAAGCCCGGGGCCAGGATTCTGGACGCGGGTTGCGGAGTCGGGGGCCCGATGCGTGCGATTGCGAGCCATTCCGGGGCGAATGTTGTGGGTATCACCATAAATGAGTACCAGGTGAAACGGGCCCGGATGCATAACAAAAAGGCCGGGCTTGACAAGCAGTGTGAGGTGGTGTGCGGGAATTTCCTCCAGATGCCGTTCGAGGAAAACAGCTTCGATGGGGCATATTCCATTGAAGCGACGTGTCATGCGCCGAAGCTCGAAGAGGTGTACAGCGAGATCTACAGGGTTTTGAAACCCGGATCCTTGTACGTCTCGTATGAATGGGTTACCACAGAGTTGTACCACGGAGACAACCCGGAACACGTGGAGGTCATCCAAGGGATCGAGAGGGGAGACGCGTTGCCGGGTCTGAGAAATTACAGCGATATAGCCCAAGTGGCGAAAAGGGTGGGTTTCGAAGTGATCAAGGAGAAGGATTTAGCTAAGCCGCCGGCTAATCCATGGTGGACCCGCCTGAAAATGGGTCGGCTTGCGTACTGGAGGAACCACATTCTTGTTACCGTGCTTGCGTGGATAGGGATTGCGCCTAAAGGTGTGGTTGATGTGCACGAGATGCTGTTTGTTACCGCTGATTACCTTACTCGAGGTGGGGAGACTGGGATTTTCACTCCGATGCATATGATTCTCTGCAGAAAGCCCGACACTAAGCCCGGTTCCAGTTCGGATTAG